CTatgtgcaggttggttttaacctagtgtacgaaggatactttggcaaaattttccaaagtctctaagagtaaacattcgaggacgaatgttcccaaggggggagtgatgttacaccctatattttcgtacgtaaaagtgtgTCGTAaccaaactaatgtaggacaaaaaatgagataatatttaaaagtatataaagtaagttaatcatgttacctctaaggttacaaatattgaagatcatgaacaacaagtacaaagagggttggacagttcaaaagctaaagcaattaaataaaacaatatttcgtcgaaagtcgacaagttggaaatgttataacatgtacctttggggtgagactagggtgattaacatgataaggagattatgttatgatttatattagtcgtatgacatccgtgtgttatgttttgaagtcaagcgagttgtggaacaaaagtcgatgaaagtcatcacaagttacattcataagttttactgaaactttgggtcaaatgtaactgcaattttctcccaatatacttagagttatggggtgttccacccatcaaattaaagatctatgagtctattttccaacgcattaaaccatttgtcaatacgacatcggagtagagagatatgtgcatttttgcgatactgcgcaagctgctaggtgacaagtaggtgtgtcacctacttgcttaaatgaaagcccaaaaatgggccatttcgggtcgtccaaagaggccttttaagggcctattttcttcatatattagacttaaaatagagcataataaccagacataagctctgcaaagaatcctcccaaaaatttcccacaaaccctaattgattttctctccctttcaagttctaattggaggtaaaacctagagtttgaagaaccaagataagagctgagttatccaacaaataaggtgagtttactgctctctttcatccaatttttcttctgtaaattcatggtaagtcgttctatacttgtaagaactcacgggacggtgatcggaagccgtgagttcgagttattcacttgtagcggactgttttgtggactgttttgtgttgctgttgggctgcgtgttttactactattttgtggagttttggaggaggaagggggtttataaacaccatataaatgtagggtggttggctggtcgttcgtcataacattttcgggtcgtttgacactactacggtggtcgttttgtgtacgaagagattggggtgtgttgggctgttttgtagtatttgatggtgtatatagggctggaatatgatgtatatatgttgttattgttctgttcttgtattgttggtgttatcttgaatttggaggaagtaaggattataggggagatgttgtccgtttgaatacaaaataagtttgtcgttcgttgtgcgatagttgtacctttcgtaacttaacgatagcattattattattcttgtagattaaggtgcaaagaggtgagttcaacttggtgattggaaagattgtgataaggtatgttaaggctaagcccttccttcattttggcatgatctcatagctacatgtgttaataatgagacataaagagaagttcgtattcatgaatttattcacattattctagtctcataagttacaatattattccttatcgggacttcatattcagtttagttttgtctttattcagtcaagagagcagagggtctatatatatatgctctatatatatatagagggtctatatatatatatacagtattacactattttcaccaccatcgagctataatcggtgggcaggcccctattgggcaacctctgatcagatggtaagttacatataccgagcctactgtggccgagcgcctatgagcgagcccaggatggccgagatacagagcccagtatggccgagcgcctatgagcgagcctactacggccgagcatttacacgtaccgagccttatatggccggacatttattttacttactatattgaaggagtttagtcactatcagcaggtaagtatatctccagatcatctttgactcccagttacttccagttattatattatcagttcagtttcgattttcagttatgttattgccttacatactcggtacattatttcgtactgacgtccctttttcggggacgctgcatttcatgcatgcaggttcagatagacagacgagtagacctcctcagtaggtgtttccagagtttagcctgatcggtaagctccacatccttcggagttatcgggtctaggtttttgtgtgcatcttatgtatgtatttatatatataatatgggtaggtcggggccctgttccgatcacaatatatctatcagtagagacttgtagacatatcctgttggttagtgcagtatgttgggtttgtaggcctggtatgtataatttggtggtttgtcagctgtagtagctatgacggccttttcagcctagctttatattgatgtttagttagcgctagtttccattcagttttatattttgcttcgcaaattgtcttgcaaggtggccccatggccaaagtatgacattatgtgttcagagtcccttagtcgcaatttggtacgccaggttaggtgaggcaccgggtgcttgtctcgctcctaggttcggggcgtgacaaccaaccgacgaacacccctactTTAGTTATTGTATATTGAACGGTGCAAGATGTACCACAATATTCCATATTTTTTGAAGAATCAAACATAACCGACAGATATATAATACATGTAGAATTATGTACAGTAATTTATATATACCGACTAGAAAAGATAAATAATGAGCATGTCCagctatttatgtaaagatcccATATTTATTTGTTGGTTCTCGTCTGGTACCCCGATTTGAGGTAAGATTAATTTGGATTCGTGCCGAAAAATAAAATGCTCCTACCAAATTGTAATTTTATTTCAGAACTCAAACTTGAAATCTCTAGTTAAAGATTGAGGAGTACTTGGTGCCAAGACTTTTGGTGATCCAACATTCCATACGTACACCTATGAATACGTCACAAGGATGTCATTTATATGCAATTTTATTTCACATGATTAATTAATGCAAAGTTTACCTTAATTTTACCGTTTTATCATCATAAATTAATGTGGTATGGCGTAAATAATGGGTGAGTAAGTTTGTTCTCTATAAATGTGTACTTGGAGCCGATTTGACAGATCGCAAAAAATATTCATTTGATACAACACTTTAAACTAAAGCATACTTAATATATAATAGATTGATGCAGTTTAtgtatcaaaatattaataacacaatttgaaaatttattgacTTTCTTCACCaagaattttttatttaattttctttaGAAGTCGGATTGAGCTACGTGTCTAGTGAGAAAGGGAAATGGGGGAAAAGAGGAAGGATTTTGCTTAGATTCGAGACTTACATCAATGGTTAAATACATAAATCGCATCTATatattagtgtgtatatatatatatatattttttttttggggggtaaAGAATAATAACAAAACTTAGACTGCAACTCCAATAATCTTTATCTATATGCATTAAGTtaaactttcacaagataaaacaAAGACACTACGTTCAATCAGAAATATATAACTTAATTTTTTATAGAAAGAATAACTTCTTCAATACAGACTAATTTGCAGTTCTTAAATAATTTTAAGTACAAaaacttcattttttttttttttgaatcatCTATTATTTGCACATAGTGAAAACAAGAAAGTAACATGACGTTGGAGTCGAAAAGTTGTAGCTCAAAATAACTTTATTTCGGAAGCCTAATTTCAATAGTTATAATCAATGTTTTCAAATTTTGTATAGTTTTCATTTTCAAGGTACAAAATTCACTCTTTTAATTTGTATTTTTTTCCTTGTAATTATAGATTTGATTTTTACGCAAGGAAAACTCAATTTAAATATTCATTATGGTGTTTAGCAAAGACGAATTCAAGATTTGAACTTTATGGGTTCGGAATGCCCCGAAACTGACTGACCATTTGAGGTACCAAAGTCCAAAATTTACTATTTAGACTTATTTAATAGATTTCTTAACAACATATACAAAGCTTGTCAAATTTATTTGGTTCGACTTAACCCTTAGCTTCCAAATGTATCCTCCCCGgcattaagaaaaaaaaagagaaatataTACTTTTAGTCACtcctaaaaataatagccgacatatatatatatatatatatatatatatatatatatatatatatatatatatatatatatatgtgtgtgtgtgtgtgtgtgtgtgtgtgtgtgtgtgtgtaactATGTATCCTCCCCGCAttaagaaaaaaatgagaaatgtaTACTTTTAGTCACttctaaaaataatagccgacaaaatgtatatatatgtgtgtgtgtgtgtgtattttgtacataaaatatacatactttatatactttttggCTAGCAAATGCAGTTAATTTTGATCGACCGGCCAATATTATATTTTCCCCTTAAAAAACAATAAAGAAAGGTATAGCGCAAGACGAGCAATTGGCAAAAAACAAGAGCAAACGGTACTTCCGGGTTACGCATGAAATTTAGATGGCTGTCTTTTTCTTGTAACCTCACGTAGCGTATATATAAAGAGcaaagtattttttttccaaCAAAACGTCAACTTGTCCTAGGTTGTCCTTAATTCCTctcatcaacatataaactttATATGGTTTTTATATGTTAGACTCAAACGAGGAAAAAAGTGAGAGAACATTTACAAGAAAAGAAGAACATGGATAGACTAAATTTTGTTCTTCTTTTGCTATTTTCTTGCTTGGTAAAGGTACATGGAGAGGATCCATACTTATTTTTTGATTGGAATGTCACTTATGGAACTATTTCTCCCCTTGGCGTGCCTCAACAAGTCATTTTAATCAACGGTCAATTCCCCGGACCTAAAATTAATTGCACATCCAATAATAACATAGTTGTCAATGTGTTCAACCAATTGGACGAGCCATTCCTTCTTACATGGAACGGAATCCAACAGAGGAAAAACTCGTGGCAAGAAGGTACCTTAGGCACAAATTGTCCAATCCTTCCTGGAAAAAATTTCACATACCATTTCCAGGTCAAGGACCAAATTGGAAGCTATTACTATTATCCCACCACCGCGTTACATCGTGCGACTGGTGGCTATGGTCCTATAAGTATCCATAGTCGCTTGTTAATTCCCGTCCCATTTGATTCCCCTGAGGAAGAATTCTCTGTTTTTGTTAGTGATTGGTACACTAAAAGTCATAAAACATTGAGAAGTATTTTAGATGAAGGACGTTCGATAGGAAGGCCAGAAGGAATTATTATTAATGGTAAAAATGGGAAAGGAGATGGAAAGGACGAGCCTATGTTTTCTATGGTCTCTGGAAAGACATATAGGTACAGGTTTTGCAATGTTGGGATGAAGGATTCTATTAATGTAAGATTCCAAGGCCATACAATGAAATTGGTAGAAATGGAAGGATCTCATACAGTTCAAAACATGTATGAATCATTGGATATTCACTTGGGACAATGTTTATCCGTTTTGGTGACTGCTGATCAAGAACCCAAGGACTATTTCCTCGTGGCTTCTTCGCGCTTTACGAAGGAACCCCATATCGCCACTGCCACCATCCGTTATACCAATGGTAATGTTGAATTGTctgaccatctcatctaaaagtttaAAATGTTAGAGAAAACATATTAATAGAAAGAATTATCAAGAAAATCcgttgaaaattatttgaaatgaATAGTCGTGAGAAATTACAAATTACCCATGACTTTCTGACAAGGACATCCGTGGAAAATCCAAAGATTTCTAGTAGTAACATTGCCAATTACTTAGTTATATTATTTCAGAATGCGCCCATTTAAGTGTATATTCGATTCTTTTTCATGAGTCAAACACGTTAACATATTTTTTGCTTTTGGATGACAATGAAATGAACCTAGGACGTTGTATACATGCTCTAATACAATGTTAAAAATGTTTACCTCACACGattttaattacttaattaaAGATCCTGCTTCACCTGAATTGCCAAAGGCCCCAGAAGGATGGGAATGGTCTCTAAACCAATTCCGCTCATTCCGTTGGAATTTGACAGCAAGTGCAGCTAGGCCTAATCCACAAGGAAGTTACCACTACGGCCAAATCAACATCACGCGTACGATCAGGTTGGTGAGCACGGCCGGGGATGTCGATGGAAAACGTCGATACGCCATCAACGGCGTCTCACATGTGGATCCTACAACTCCAATTAAGTTGGCTGAGCTCTATGGTGTTGCAGACAAAGTGTTCAAGTATGACTTGATTAAGGATGAGTATATAGCTCCAAGTGGTAATGAAAAGATCACTCTCGCACCTAATGTGGTTAATGCTACATACCGCAATTTTGTGGAAATCATACTTGAGAACCATGAGAAGAGTGTTCAATCTTGGCACTTGGCTGGTTACAACTTCTTTGCTGTTGCGTGAGTACCCCCAACTTTCTTCTTCTAAACATCACTTTCGTTTTGCTCAAATGAAAACTACTAAGTATCTATTAAACCTATTTTGAAATAATATTAGGttggccaaaaaaaaaaaaaaaaagaagctattaGGTTGGCAGTTATAAATGTCAACGCCATATAGAATGTGGACCATACGAAGCTTGAGATGAGttgaatataaaatttaaatttgagtTCAATTTTTAGACGGAGGTATCAGGTAACTTTTTGGTAGGGAATGCTGGCCACTTCTTTAAGGTCACATATACAATAGACATCATGCATACATACATATTTAGTGCATACTCATCGTTAAAATATACATCAAAGACCTAAAATTGCAAATCAACCTATGTTTTCGAGCCTCTCCAAATAACAATAGTCTCATTTCAAGCAAGTTGGAGTCGACTATATGAATTCTCATTCATCATGTCGAATTGTGCACGATCAACTGACTTAAAATACCAAATCCGTCTATATTTTCGAGCCTCTTTGAAGTCAGCCTATATTTTCGAGCCTCtccaaacaacatcaataatatcaTTGGAGTCGACTATATGAATTCTCATTGATCGACTGACCCAAAATAAAATCTTCCTATATTTTCGAGCCTCTTTAAAGTATACCTATATTTTCGAGCCTCtccaaacaacatcaataatctCATTCCAAAGTAGTTGGAGTCGACTATATGAATTCTCGTCGATCATGTTGAATTGTGCACGATCGATTGACCTAAATATGAAATCCGTCCATACTTTTGAGCCTCTTTAAAGTATCCTAAAAGCTCTTATGTTGTCTCCTAATTTTTTTTCTTCCTAAAACTCAACTAATGGAATATGACATGTCACATGCAGGATTGAAGCAGGGAGATGGAAACCAGAGAGGAGGCAAAACTACAACTTACTTGATGCAGTGAGCAGGAACACAATCCAAGTCTACCCAAACTCTTGGGCTGCAATTATGACAACTCTTGACAATGCTGGGCTTTGGAACCTAAGGTCCAATTCATTAGAGAGGCAATATTTGGGCCACCAACTCTACTTTAGTGTTCTTTCCCCATCTTGCTCTTTGAAAGATGAGTATAACATGCCAGACAATGATATCTTGTGTGGCATTATCAAGGATTTGCCTCTTCCAAAACCTTACTCTATATAAAAACACACTTTTTGTATTCTCTTAAAGTATCATTTTTTGTGCTCCTAGTTACTAGGATTTCCAATTGTACATCATCTTCCAAGAAAATTATAATTGAGAATGGCGCATTTTCACATTGTAATTTCTCTCATTTGTCTTTTTATTCAGTTTTTATTTACTGTGTATTAGGAATACCAGTGGAATAATAATATCACCCACTATATCAGTAAGTTACTCTATCAAAAATATCGGTAGATATAAtttaaattcaaaaggaaaaaatattgtACATATATAGCGCACACGATGGAGTAGTATATATTATTTTTAACCAACCTAATAAAGACATTCTATTACCATATAAAGACAATCTCTATTTAAGCTAATTCGGTATTAATGCATATTTTCACTCAGTAAAATCACTTAATCTTGAAAATTAATGTAGTTGATTTTAAAAAATGGGTAATATGAAAAACATGGGTTTTAAAAGTAAATTTTCATGGAAGTTAGCGGAAATATGATATTTCGAGTGAGGCGGTGACTGCTATTTTTTATTATACACAGGCAGAAGCGAAGCCACATGATTACAAGGGTGGTCAGTTGATCACGCTTCGTCAAAAAATTACACTGTGTATATAGAtaaaatattacgttttagaggtatataacacatattgaacactCTTTGTCGGAattttttttcacttctttcaaattTGAATACCCTTGAGTAAATTACTAGCTTCGCCACTGTATATAGGTATACTGCGGGCAATTGCAGTATTAAGTTTAGGTACTTGTGTACAACAAAACATTAATTTACATATTATCCATGAAATTTACTCCAATTGTCGCTTATAATACTTTTTGTTTAGCTTTTAAATATATGAATTTTATGTCAAAGAAACTTACTAAAAAGCTTATGTCCAAATTTACACTACAAATTAAGTAATTTGACCTACACAAGTACATGCCACATAAAACGAAAGAAAGGGAGTAAATGGAgagttataaaaaatatttagggTTAAAAGAAGATCTAGAGAGATAGTAATGTGAAAGTGTCCTATAGGTAGAGggaaacaaaataaaaagaaacctTTTTCCAGTACCAATTACCAAAACCTTTAGATTATACATAAAAGCTAGGCTCTTATctcgctttttttttttttatgtaaacGTTGGTGGTAATAATGATTTTAATTATAATATGGCAGGCATTATTCCTTGTAACGTAAGAAAAAACTGTCGATTGTGGACAAGTTTCTATCATCACACGGTGTTAATGTTGAATTgtttcattttcatcattttggacATGCTCTTGTTACATGTTACGATGCAACTTTTAAAAATGAAATAAACTCCAAGGGATTTCGCTTTCTTGTGTTAAAAATTCTGGAGGGTGGATTTATTCATTGAATTCAGGAATGTATTATAATTGGAAAAGCGTTATATATATTCCAGGGAAGATTTGTTCAAGCGGTTTAGCTAAATGGATATATATTAGCTGATGCTCACTATTTAAAAGGTTGCGTTATTGTAAAAACCCTAAAATTCGGGTTGTGTACTATAAGCAGTGACGAAGCCAGAAAATTCAATAAGGGTGTTCAAACATTTGCTGCAAGAGtattcaaagtctatttttaatcaataacaagtaatattttatcttatacgtataatataatttttcgacgaagggtgGTCAACTCCACCACCCTTGGTGGAGTTGACCACCCTTGGTGTAATATAGCTTCGCCCCTGACGATAAGCAATAGCCTTGTCGATATTCTAGGTAATTGTGAGTAGTTGGTGAATATGAGTCTTTGTGCTTATTACATGTGGTTGTACTGTCCAAAGTATTTGAGCATTCAACACAAGGAACAAAAGTTATTAATTAGAGATTCATGATATAGATGTGTGGATATTTTACCAAGCCTAACTAACTTGAAGTATCTCATATTCACTGTCCAAAAATTCGAGTCATTTGCACAAACAACGCCGAGTTGCGGGATCAGCGGGCAACTGGTAGCAATGGCGAAGCCAGAAAATTTAATAAGGGTGTTCAAATTCGCCAATGGGCTATACAAGAGTgttcaaaatctatttttaatcaataataaataatattttaccttatacataGTATAATGTTTCGACAAAAGATGATCAGTTGACCAGTTGACCACCCTACATAGCTTCGCCCCTGGTCGTAGTGTTTGAGTGGACAAAAGTCACAAGTGGAGATTGATAGGAGATGGTTCCGCCTCTACTAGTTAGGAGATGCTTCTAGTTAGATTAGATACCTCTATTTCATCATTTGTAAAGTGGTCAGATTAAGGTCATGACATGAGTAGATAATCTACTCAGGACACATACTTGAGTATTTTCTCTATCTTCTACTTTAATTACAACTAGCAAGGTTGGGCCAAACATGATTCATTTGGTATACAAATCTACCTAAAGTTTTTCAGTAAAGGCTAGTATCTTAATTGCCATTGCATTAGAGCTGTACATACAAAATGTATTTTATGTACCATTACTTTTTGTACAAAACACAAATATATCTTCTAACGTTAATGCAAGTAAGTTCCATTCATTAGCTAGAAATCTCAAATTCATGTGATGTCAACCTTGGTGTCCGTAGAGCAACTGGATTCGGACCTGATATCTGAACACAGAGACCTATGAATCAAAAAAAAACTTGCTTTAAGTTTCAGGAAGATTTTGAAAGGGACGTTAAGACATTGGGAAATATTCATCACCATAACCTTGTCATTTTTGAAGATTATGACTGAGAACTTCTCAACCAATAGGTTAGGAAAAACCACTTAAATGGACATTTGGCATCAAAAGGTAATTTGAGTACAACTCTATTTTAGGTAAATACTCACATATATAATAGTAAGAAACCGGCAAACCTTATTTATGGATAGGTCTTCTCGGTTATAATTTTCCTTCTTTCACCTATTTCTTCATCTCTCAACCCCGGGATCAAGCTTATTCtgcaattaaaataattaaatatttgttAGCCAAGACGCATTTGTTGTGTATATCATAGACATATTACTGAATAGTATTCTATGTTCTTCCTCTCGTGACTTGGTTGTCGCCAAAAAATCTACTACACATTTATATTTAATACCCACCTAATCAATTATGTCCATATTCTCAGCTCAATTAATTTTTCATACAACACCCAATTGAGAAAAAATAaagttatttttaattttcttgaaAGGAGAGTTCGACAAATAGCGTCAATTTTTTTCGTTTGATAAGAGATAAATTGAGGCAATATTTTAACAGAAATACACATGCCCCATAAATATTGCTTATCAATACTATCCAATAGATGTAAATAATGTACCTCTCGAATTATGAATGATAGATGAGTATATGTTGTAGAACATCAGTCAAACGAAAAAAATAATAAACTATTATTTAGTTTTCATCAAACACTTGGGGTGGATCGAATATCTCAATTAATAAGATCCAAAAAGAATGTAATGGATACTATTATAGTTCAGTATTTTGTCATTTAAGTCATTTCTAATCAGGTCGTTAAATTGGTAAATCATTTATCTTGCTCTTGCTTGCTCCAATACTTACAATCTTTGAGCTTTCAAAACTTTTGAACAGTAAACACTACCATAATTACTACAACTAAAAACTTAAGTCAAAGGAGAAGAAAGGAGCCTGACTACACCCATATTAAACGCAATATCTTGTCTTAACCTTTTTATTATAAGCTGAGAGAATAATATATTAGAACGCAAACAACCGTAATGTTCATATGTTAATCAATATTAAGGGGAAAAGTAGAAAAAACCAGAAGGAATAAAGTGAATATAAATTCGGAAAGATAAACAGAAAAATGGAGAAATAAAATCCCCAAAAATTGAAGAGGGAAAAAGGGGAGTATGTTTGATTGCCCAAAAATAAGATTTGTATTCATCAAATATCCAAAATTATGCATGAATGTATCTTATGTGTCTGCAAATGAAACAAAGTTACAGAGAGAAgtcaaaaaaatgaaaaatgaaaaaactgGACAAAAAATGAGAAGTAACAGAGACTCAACAAAGGTCCGTTACTGAATGATTAAATAGAGAAAGAACATAAGAAAACTCAGGAAAAAAAGAGACGTCAGCAAATTAAACTCGAAGGCAAACCTCTGTAGTCATGGCCCATGGCGTTGGACAGAAGAATGGATGGTAAATTAGACTCCAGAACTTTAAGAAGAGAGCTGCTCATTGATAGGGATGATACACGTGTTTGTGTACAAACACGTGTCTATAGGAAAACGCTAAATTCCAATTACCAATAAAATGGATCCAACTTTATAGTAGTACAAActatattgttttttttttttttgtataataataataattattcaGTGTTCGTCCCACCCAATCTAAAATACTAGATAAAGCCCAACAGTTAATATTGTTGTGTTGAACAAACTTTTGAATTTGACAATAGAATACTCCAGAAAACCAATAGACCATTAGGCAGCAATGTAAATTGTGAAACGCATCTGATTTCCACTTGTACTTGGCCCATAAATGGGAGAAGGGTCAATGACTATCTTTGACAGATTCAGTCACTAACTGATCCAATAAATCACTTTTGAGATCTCAACTCAACTCAAGTAGTCACTACTCCAGAATAATGCTGTAAGCAAACACAAATTTTATTTCAGCTAAAAGAAATTTGACTGGATCATCCATTAATAACAAAATGCTAGAACATTGATCCACtccgagcaaagtactaataaggtgatcgagaataaaatattcaaataaaatattcaagACTCCGTCGATTGTAAACATCTTGGAGCATCTAGTCACTCATTATACCGGAGCATCTAGTCACTTAAACATCaagatttattttcttatttattcaccGATCAAGCATTCGAGCGATGTAATGAACAGTTGAGAATAAATCATCAACGCTTGtcatatatatataagtgtaaattatcatatatgaaataaaatttacCTAAGGTTAAGTAAGATAAATCCGAGTTTGATCTGGATTTCCCCCATTTTTTTATCATAGACCAAGGATCCATTTTCATTCCTTGTCTACTCTTTTCTTTCCAGTATTTTGATTATGATTATTTTTTAGTATTCTATTTTACGCGTCACAGCAATTAGGAATTGAGAATCTATATCTTTAGATCAAAGTAAGGGTCTAGCTGTTGGAATAATGGTATCCATTGCTATTTGAGCCCTTGTTGTTAGTAAAATTGGTGAATTAAGCGAAGGTACGGAAAGAGAGGGATTCGAACCCTCGGTAAACAAAAGCCTACATAGCAGTTCCAATGCTACGCCTTCAACCACTCGGCCATCTCTCCTACATAACGATTATGACCCAAAAACCGAGTGAATAGCGAGTCAGTCATAATCCATATTCCATTATTGGATAGGTACGACCAATCCATTTTAACTGAAAATTTTTCATCAAAGTCAAAGCAAAGAACGATTTTTCTTTCCTTCGAGGCTCCGGGATAAAGATACAATTTTGCGTAAAAATTGTGAA
This sequence is a window from Nicotiana tomentosiformis chromosome 5, ASM39032v3, whole genome shotgun sequence. Protein-coding genes within it:
- the LOC104095887 gene encoding L-ascorbate oxidase homolog, whose amino-acid sequence is MDRLNFVLLLLFSCLVKVHGEDPYLFFDWNVTYGTISPLGVPQQVILINGQFPGPKINCTSNNNIVVNVFNQLDEPFLLTWNGIQQRKNSWQEGTLGTNCPILPGKNFTYHFQVKDQIGSYYYYPTTALHRATGGYGPISIHSRLLIPVPFDSPEEEFSVFVSDWYTKSHKTLRSILDEGRSIGRPEGIIINGKNGKGDGKDEPMFSMVSGKTYRYRFCNVGMKDSINVRFQGHTMKLVEMEGSHTVQNMYESLDIHLGQCLSVLVTADQEPKDYFLVASSRFTKEPHIATATIRYTNDPASPELPKAPEGWEWSLNQFRSFRWNLTASAARPNPQGSYHYGQINITRTIRLVSTAGDVDGKRRYAINGVSHVDPTTPIKLAELYGVADKVFKYDLIKDEYIAPSGNEKITLAPNVVNATYRNFVEIILENHEKSVQSWHLAGYNFFAVAIEAGRWKPERRQNYNLLDAVSRNTIQVYPNSWAAIMTTLDNAGLWNLRSNSLERQYLGHQLYFSVLSPSCSLKDEYNMPDNDILCGIIKDLPLPKPYSI